A region of the Paenibacillus sp. J23TS9 genome:
AAAAAGTCCGTCTTGTACAGGTGCAATAACATGGAAATGCTCGTGACTCGTGAGGAATTCAGCAATAATTGCTTCGTTTTCTTCCGGAGAGAAGGTACAAGTGGAATATACCATCCGACCTCCTGGTTTCAGCATGGCAGCCGCCGATTTCAGAATATCACGCTGCATAGCGGCATACTTGGTGGGCGAATCAACGGTCCATTGACGGATCATATCCTCATCTTTGCGGAACATGCCCTCGCCGGAGCATGGAGCATCCACGAGGATTTTATCGAAAAAGGAAGGAAATTTGCCGGCAATTCGGTCCGGGTGCTCCTGAAGCACGATCCCGTTTCGCACACCATACAGCTCCAAATTTTTGGCAAGTGCTTTCGTCCGCTCTGAATTCAAATCATTGCTGATCAACATACCTTGACCTTTAAGCTTGGCCGCAATCTGGGTTGATTTTCCGCCAGGAGCCGCGCATAGGTCCAATACCCGTTCACCCGGCTGAACATCCAGTAATTCGACCGGAGCCATCGCACTAGGTTCTTGTATATAATAAAGACCGGCATGATAATACGGATGTCTTCCCGGTCTTTCACCTGTTTCCGTATAAAATCCCGTAGGGCACCAAGGTATCGGCTTCAATGGCCACGGACTTAATGCAAGCATGTCCTCCACGGAAATTTTCAATGTATTGACCCTGATTCCACTGTATGGATTATGGTCGTATGAAGCGACGAAGCGATCGTAATGCTCCTGTAAAAGCGACTTCATACGCTCCTCAAAAGCTGCCGGCAGCTGCAGTGCCATGTTATTCATCATCCTGTTCTGTCTCGAATAAAGTGAGTTCGTCCATTTTAACACACTTAGTGAAATCTGATAAATAAAAACCAGCCTGCTGTCCATTAGACGGCAGGCTGAACTTCTATAATATCTAATCTTCGTGTGAATCTTCCTTGCGGTAAGCCGCCATCATCTGTTGGACATCTTCCAGCAGCTCCTTCATTTCCTCCATGTCACGCTGGGCACCCTGATTGGCCCAGATCCGGTTAAACCGTTCCTGGAATTCCATCGCCTCATTGACAAGATGGTAAAAATAAAGCTGATGAATCAAGATCAGTACCCGGGAAGTCACGTTTGAATCATCTTCGAATTGTTTCTGGGCTATCAGGATTTCTTCGCGTATGCTGGACATCTCGTTATCCAGCACCGCGGCGGCTTCGGCTGCCTTCTGCAGCCGTCTGCGCATTTCATCCGGCAGACTTTCGCGGTA
Encoded here:
- a CDS encoding RsmB/NOP family class I SAM-dependent RNA methyltransferase; this translates as MALQLPAAFEERMKSLLQEHYDRFVASYDHNPYSGIRVNTLKISVEDMLALSPWPLKPIPWCPTGFYTETGERPGRHPYYHAGLYYIQEPSAMAPVELLDVQPGERVLDLCAAPGGKSTQIAAKLKGQGMLISNDLNSERTKALAKNLELYGVRNGIVLQEHPDRIAGKFPSFFDKILVDAPCSGEGMFRKDEDMIRQWTVDSPTKYAAMQRDILKSAAAMLKPGGRMVYSTCTFSPEENEAIIAEFLTSHEHFHVIAPVQDGLFAKGETAWVRENAEITQPIPEKIWEQTEHTARLWPHLIEGEGHYLAVLQHDGIEENESRVLPITSASGDSQEGRLRSKDNTRSERVRSGGKKGKAPSKSSMVDQTTGQLEAYEQFINSHLSFKPAGYTIVYGQHIYQSPLPSDALDGLKVVRPGWYTGDAKNGRFIPSHPLATALKSHEFCRVLHLSTETGEAVHYLKGETLNVDSERIVCFEGINVKGYVLVCINGYSAGFGTWQDGFLKNDYPAGWRWTSV